The following are encoded together in the Tripterygium wilfordii isolate XIE 37 chromosome 3, ASM1340144v1, whole genome shotgun sequence genome:
- the LOC119985163 gene encoding heat stress transcription factor B-3: MEFSTECHEKGLLEYARKSTPPPFLLKTYMLVEDPASDEVISWNEEGTGFVVWQPAEFARDLLPKLFKHCNFSSFVRQLNTYGFRKVATSRWEFSNDKFQKNKRDQLSLIRRRKAWSNKPNKSTPLLLQQQQQQQLDPDQEDHQEFNIVVDEEQRSSSSTSNSSSSEFTTLVDENKRLKMENGLLNNELSSMRNKSKQLLDLVTKYANHLDKNHDHEDDYDERPKLFGVRLDVEGERKR; encoded by the exons atGGAGTTCTCTACTGAGTGCCATGAAAAGGGTTTGTTAGAGTATGCAAGAAaatcaacaccaccaccatttttattgaagaCATACATGCTCGTGGAAGATCCGGCGTCGGACGAGGTGATATCGTGGAACGAGGAGGGGACGGGGTTCGTGGTGTGGCAGCCGGCGGAGTTTGCCAGAGATCTCCTCCCAAAACTCTTCAAGCACTGCAATTTCTCAAGCTTTGTTAGGCAACTCAACacctat GGTTTTCGTAAGGTGGCAACAAGTCGATGGGAGTTTTCAAACGACAAGtttcaaaagaacaaaagagatcAACTATCTCTAATCCGACGAAGAAAAGCATGGTCCAACAAACCCAACAAGTCCACACCACTACtactacaacaacaacaacaacaacaactagaccctgatcaagaagatcatcaagAGTTCAATATTGTTGTTGATGAAGAACAAAGGTCATCTTCATCGACTTCAAATTCCTCATCCTCTGAATTCACGACGCTTGTCGACGAGAACAAGCGTCTCAAGATGGAAAATGGGTTGCTAAACAATGAGCTTAGTAGCATGAGAAACAAGAGCAAACAGCTTCTTGATTTGGTTACTAAGTATGCTAATCATTTGGACAAAAATCATGATCATGAAGATGATTATGATGAGAGGCCTAAGTTGTTTGGAGTAAGATTGGACGTTGAAGGGGAGaggaagagatag